One genomic segment of Linepithema humile isolate Giens D197 chromosome 5, Lhum_UNIL_v1.0, whole genome shotgun sequence includes these proteins:
- the LOC105676171 gene encoding mitochondrial translation release factor in rescue, whose product MLKRSLSLWLNIHNRIHCMTNCDFFVSSVMINSAYVQIRGKSFKRHLDYSNVPKLDEADLEEQFIRGSGPGGQATNKTNNAVLLKHKPTGLVVKCHETRSVWDNKKRAREIMVTKLDNLLNKEHSIEAQIRALEEKQRAQKDYKRRKLAEMKAAFREREDLT is encoded by the coding sequence atgttgaaaagatCATTGTCGTTGTGGCTAAATATTCACAATAGAATTCATTGTATGACTAACTGCGATTTCTTTGTATCAAGTGTTATGATTAATAGTGCGTACGTGCAAATTCGCGGTAAATCATTCAAACGTCATCTGGATTATTCTAATGTGCCCAAGCTGGACGAGGCTGATCTTGAAGAACAGTTTATCCGAGGCAGCGGCCCTGGTGGCCAAGCGACAAATAAGACAAACAATGCGGTGCTGTTAAAGCATAAACCTACTGGCCTCGTCGTCAAGTGTCACGAAACAAGAAGCGTATGGGACAACAAGAAACGCGCGCGAGAAATTATGGTAACAAAGCTCGATAACTTACTGAACAAAGAGCACTCCATCGAAGCCCAAATACGTGCTCTTGAAGAAAAACAGCGGGCTCAAAAAGATTATAAGAGAAGAAAACTGGCAGAAATGAAAGCAGCCTTTCGGGAGCGCGAAGACTTGACATAA
- the LOC105676139 gene encoding uncharacterized protein isoform X2 translates to MSVLLNQTEFAYLNNNETEEDLFLSEDENEDFNFKYVPANRFKYIVKDVRRQRCREEEETVWASFVKQQELNVYDKNDIQPSVQSVKQLLDEGLKEADEELKRLETGILSGRIRKESSRTENNQKKKTKKVNNTRDLFPKKVPIMKDTGTGSTNLLLTIPEEENIHERKQESEKLKSHARKSRSATVQKKQSSKLPHHMANGVEYNSSPESSARRNDTDGTIYIRPDPFTMHKILTMQTRVCELLDEIAFRLGNIPPPDGIKDLQRRQQCVAEFVVRFSRNYLYDLNRYVKDIQRHMCIISPRAIVKPNHRSFGLHMHAIEHKLLAAHQLLLHALIAYCKHIPGSILKGHPGKFREILQVVIDLKTMCDRLHLNYLNSGDTDILSLGKDIENKSNAILSKLKLYAENDLRDIKTSSTSVSLHSTNNKKRYNRKQLSNRLSMYSVDSKVPKSNPKHRTNYYQKDKRYNTINTNQGRTSNEPILDHPYPSPVTLTPSKDTNYTGTDKHKTYAKDEDIRTMMDMLPIDSDNGSNFETQERHNNTMLTRRIPKATRKCSGKQDQRQIETIENIVRNTSTNNDDELAKRATTITEEHLSNLVPVIADLMSFVSTKKHQSPKSANTKISASTSCDVCHSISSSCECEHPKTSRTLTGNNGENMRLICLSSMEDAPKVPRYCDASCQADYERLMAVPDFEMKAKEGKRIVDSLDNIELVVSEESEINFLKYRREYEQLMQSIPMYSSNTQNKPWDIVAWISDKLVDELITEIAKELQIEDVIQKLFELEFQEF, encoded by the exons ATGTCAGTCCTTTTGAATCAAACGGAATTCgcatatttaaacaataatgaAACAGAAGAAGATCTGTTCCTTTCCGAGGATGAAaatgaagattttaattttaag TATGTACCTGCAAATCGTTTCAAGTACATAGTGAAGGATGTACGTAGACAGAGATGTCGAGAAGAGGAGGAGACAGTATGGGCTTCTTTTGTCAAACAACaagaattaaatgtttatgataaaaatgatattcagCCATCCGTTCAAAGTGTCAAACAACTTTTGGATGAAGGTTTGAAGGAAGCTGATGAGGAACTTAAAAGACTGGAAACAGGTATTTTGTCTGGTAGAATAAGAAAGGAAAGCAGTAGAActgaaaataatcaaaagaaaaaaacaaagaag GTGAATAATACCAGGGACTTGTTTCCGAAAAAAGTGCCAATTATGAAGGATACTGGAACAGGTAGTACCAATTTGCTACTTACGATTCCTGAGGAAGAAAATATTCACGAGAGGAAACAAGAGTCTGAAAAACTCAAGTCACATGCCAGAAAGTCTCGTTCTGCAACAGTGCAGAAGAAACAATCCTCGAAGCTACCGCATCATATGGCCAATGGTGTCGAATATAATTCCAGTCCTGAAAGCAGTGCGCGTCGCAACGATACTGACGGAACTATTTACATACGACCGGATCCATTTACCATGCACAAAATCTTGACGATGCAAACAAGAGTCTGCGAGCTACTGGATGAAATTGCGTTTAGACTGGGAAACATTCCACCACCGGACGGCATTAAAGATTTACAGAGACGGCAGCAGTGCGTTGCTGAATTTGTCGTACGATTTTCGAGAAATTATCTATACGATCTCAATAGATACGTTAAAGATATTCAGAGGCACATGTGTATTATTTCGCCGCGAGCGATAGTAAAACCAAATCATAGAAGTTTCGGACTTCACATGCATGCTATCGAGCATAAACTACTTGCCGCGCATCAGTTACTGTTGCACGCATTAATTGCCTATTGCAAACATATTCCCGGCTCTATTCTCAAGGGACACCCTGGAAAATTTAGAGAGATACTGCAAGTAGTCATTGATCTGAAGACTATGTGTGATAGGCTGCACTTGAATTATCTTAATTCGGGGGACACAGATATTCTATCGCTG GGAAAGGACATTGAGAACAAATCCAATGctattttgtcaaaattgaaGCTGTATGCGGAAAATGATCTGCGTGACATTAAGACGTCATCAACGTCCGTTAGTTTGcattcaacaaataataaaaagcgaTACAATCGTAAACAATTATCTAATCGATTGAGTATGTACAGTGTGGATAGCAAAGTTCCTAAAAGCAATCCTAAACACAGGACCA attattatcaGAAggataaaagatataatacaataaatactaATCAAGGCAGAACCTCTAACGAGCCAATATTGGATCATCCATATCCTAGTCCAGTGACGCTTACACCATCTAAGGATACAAACTATACTGGCACTGACAAGCATAAGACGTATGCAAAAGACGAGGATATAAGAACTATGATGGATATGTTACCTATAGATTCAGATAat GGCAGCAACTTTGAAACACAAGAAAGGCATAATAATACAATGCTTACAAGAAGAATACCGAAAGCGACGAGAAAATGTTCTGGCAAGCAGGATCAAAGACAAATAGAAACAATAGAGAATATTGTTAGAAACACTTCTACAAATAACGATGACGAATTAGCGAAAAGAGCGACGACAATCACGGAGGAACATTTATCTAACTTAGTACCAGTTATAGCAGATCTCATGTCTTTTGTCTCCACTAAG AAACATCAGTCGCCTAAGAGCGCGAATACGAAGATCAGCGCGAGTACAAGCTGCGACGTGTGTCATTCTATAAGCAGTAGTTGCGAATGTGAGCATCCTAAAACAAGCAG AACTTTGACAGGGAATAACGGCGAGAACATGCGGCTGATTTGCTTGTCATCGATGGAGGATGCGCCAAAAGTACCTCGCTATTGTGACGCGTCGTGTCAAGCAGATTACGAGCGTTTGATGGCAGTGCCAGATTTTGAGATGAAA GCGAAGGAAGGAAAACGAATAGTAGACTCGCTCGATAATATCGAGCTTGTTGTTTCCGAGGagagtgaaataaatttcctgAAATACAGACGCGAATATGAGCAGTTAATGCAATCAATTCCAATGTATTCTAGCAATACACAAAACAAACCATGGGACATTGTCGCTTG GATATCCGATAAGCTCGTAGATGAATTAATAACGGAAATCGCAAAAGAGTTACAAATAGAAGACGTCATACAAAAACTATTCGAGTTAGAATTCCAGGAGTTCTAA
- the LOC105676172 gene encoding mitochondrial ribosome and complex I assembly factor AltMIEF1 isoform X1 encodes MSRQVVLKLYKDILRYGETLRFTNKKYFRYKIRTAFRDNKDLTEEAAINFQLKKGVRFLETKRVV; translated from the exons ATGAGCCGACAAGTTGTTCTGAAGCTTTACAAGGACATTTTGAGGTACGGTGAAACATTGAGGTTCACGAACAAGAAGTACTTCCGATATAAAATACGGACGGCTTTCCGGGATAATAAAGATCTTACCGAAGAGGCggcgataaattttcaattgaaG AAGGGTGTAAGATTTTTGGAAACTAAAAGAGTGGTGTAA
- the LOC105676141 gene encoding uncharacterized protein, with product MTSKVLMKLPTVPFPQGKKAPPDLVSLNERNDGFAHVRHQGLNIDRVTQLEQNMKFLQEQHQATLVALHQEIESLRQRNRDLQFQLVFSKRAHCGAASSPSSPEDNGNGFAKSKNSPICVNVTPLQVELLEKDLQDIKTSLQEAKTHNQYLSNIIEQQKQRLDVTEDQKNKIEMADVGVQVGDPMQASLVVLLEESYAMVKRLHKENLDQKKEITSLRAASANNAGSSRGGRPRDGNNSHHSRGSPTSSTQEQNSRKFPPLPIPSYWHRRSPRYSSNRHEKQDHQTDAESTVLPQLQNGSVKSAEAGSFESTSYRSREYRNYGRDGSNRKYRGQASRRDSNHYYHSRDFKDRNSRDHPKDTDDTGEGSKHADKRQ from the exons atgaCATCCAAAGTGTTGATGAAATTACCAACGGTGCCCTTTCCTCAA GGGAAGAAAGCACCACCAGACTTGGTTTCCTTAAATGAGAGGAATGATGGATTCGCACATGTTAGGCATCAAGGTTTAAACATAGATAGAGTAACGCAGCTCGAGCAGAACATGAAGTTTTTACAGGAACAACATCAGGCTACTTTGGTTGCCTTACATCAAGAAATAGAATCCTTGCGTCAAAGAAATAGAG ATTTACAATTTCAATTGGTATTTTCCAAAAGAGCACACTGTGGTGCGGCTAGCAGTCCTTCTTCACCGGAAGATAATGGAAATGGGTTTGCGAAATCAAAG AATAGCCCAATATGTGTCAATGTAACGCCTCTACAAGTGGAGCTTCTAGAGAAAGATTTACAAGACATTAAGACGTCATTACAAGAAGCAAAAACACATAACCAATATTTGTCGAACATCATAGAGCAGCAAAAACA GAGATTGGACGTGACCGAAGACCAGAAGAATAAAATCGAGATGGCAGATGTAGGAGTTCAAGTCGGAGATCCTATGCAAGCAAGTTTAGTTGTGCTCTTGGAGGAATCTTATGCAATGGTGAAACGATTACACAAGGAAAATCTGGATCAAAAGAAGGAAATAACTTCGCTCAGGGCGGCTTCAGCAAACAATGCCGGTTCCAGCAGAGGTGGACGTCCTCGTGATGGCAACAACAGTCATCACAGTCGTGGTTCACCTACTAGTTCGACGCAGGAACAGAACTCTCGCAAATTTCCGCCGTTACCAATACCAAGTTACTGGCATCGTAGATCACCGAG ATATAGCTCAAATCGACATGAAAAACAGGATCATCAGACAGATGCGGAATCGACCGTTTTACCTCAACTTCAGAACGGCAGCGTGAAATCCGCGGAAGCGGGTAGTTTCGAGTCGACATCGTACCGATCGCGCGAGTACCGCAATTACGGTCGCGACGGCAGTAATCGCAAATACAGGGGTCAAGCTTCGCGAAGAGACAGCAATCACTATTATCATTCTCGCGATTTTAAAGACAGAAATTCCAGAGATCATCCGAAGGATACGGATGACACTGGCGAGGGATCGAAACACGCGGATAAGAGGCAGTAA
- the LOC105676172 gene encoding mitochondrial ribosome and complex I assembly factor AltMIEF1 isoform X2 — protein MSRQVVLKLYKDILRYGETLRFTNKKYFRYKIRTAFRDNKDLTEEAAINFQLKGVRFLETKRVV, from the exons ATGAGCCGACAAGTTGTTCTGAAGCTTTACAAGGACATTTTGAGGTACGGTGAAACATTGAGGTTCACGAACAAGAAGTACTTCCGATATAAAATACGGACGGCTTTCCGGGATAATAAAGATCTTACCGAAGAGGCggcgataaattttcaattgaaG GGTGTAAGATTTTTGGAAACTAAAAGAGTGGTGTAA
- the LOC105676139 gene encoding uncharacterized protein isoform X1, which produces MSVLLNQTEFAYLNNNETEEDLFLSEDENEDFNFKYVPANRFKYIVKDVRRQRCREEEETVWASFVKQQELNVYDKNDIQPSVQSVKQLLDEGLKEADEELKRLETGILSGRIRKESSRTENNQKKKTKKVNNTRDLFPKKVPIMKDTGTGSTNLLLTIPEEENIHERKQESEKLKSHARKSRSATVQKKQSSKLPHHMANGVEYNSSPESSARRNDTDGTIYIRPDPFTMHKILTMQTRVCELLDEIAFRLGNIPPPDGIKDLQRRQQCVAEFVVRFSRNYLYDLNRYVKDIQRHMCIISPRAIVKPNHRSFGLHMHAIEHKLLAAHQLLLHALIAYCKHIPGSILKGHPGKFREILQVVIDLKTMCDRLHLNYLNSGDTDILSLGKDIENKSNAILSKLKLYAENDLRDIKTSSTSVSLHSTNNKKRYNRKQLSNRLSMYSVDSKVPKSNPKHRTNYYQKDKRYNTINTNQGRTSNEPILDHPYPSPVTLTPSKDTNYTGTDKHKTYAKDEDIRTMMDMLPIDSDNGSNFETQERHNNTMLTRRIPKATRKCSGKQDQRQIETIENIVRNTSTNNDDELAKRATTITEEHLSNLVPVIADLMSFVSTKQSESEVRPKLTMKTLMEFLQKHQSPKSANTKISASTSCDVCHSISSSCECEHPKTSRTLTGNNGENMRLICLSSMEDAPKVPRYCDASCQADYERLMAVPDFEMKAKEGKRIVDSLDNIELVVSEESEINFLKYRREYEQLMQSIPMYSSNTQNKPWDIVAWISDKLVDELITEIAKELQIEDVIQKLFELEFQEF; this is translated from the exons ATGTCAGTCCTTTTGAATCAAACGGAATTCgcatatttaaacaataatgaAACAGAAGAAGATCTGTTCCTTTCCGAGGATGAAaatgaagattttaattttaag TATGTACCTGCAAATCGTTTCAAGTACATAGTGAAGGATGTACGTAGACAGAGATGTCGAGAAGAGGAGGAGACAGTATGGGCTTCTTTTGTCAAACAACaagaattaaatgtttatgataaaaatgatattcagCCATCCGTTCAAAGTGTCAAACAACTTTTGGATGAAGGTTTGAAGGAAGCTGATGAGGAACTTAAAAGACTGGAAACAGGTATTTTGTCTGGTAGAATAAGAAAGGAAAGCAGTAGAActgaaaataatcaaaagaaaaaaacaaagaag GTGAATAATACCAGGGACTTGTTTCCGAAAAAAGTGCCAATTATGAAGGATACTGGAACAGGTAGTACCAATTTGCTACTTACGATTCCTGAGGAAGAAAATATTCACGAGAGGAAACAAGAGTCTGAAAAACTCAAGTCACATGCCAGAAAGTCTCGTTCTGCAACAGTGCAGAAGAAACAATCCTCGAAGCTACCGCATCATATGGCCAATGGTGTCGAATATAATTCCAGTCCTGAAAGCAGTGCGCGTCGCAACGATACTGACGGAACTATTTACATACGACCGGATCCATTTACCATGCACAAAATCTTGACGATGCAAACAAGAGTCTGCGAGCTACTGGATGAAATTGCGTTTAGACTGGGAAACATTCCACCACCGGACGGCATTAAAGATTTACAGAGACGGCAGCAGTGCGTTGCTGAATTTGTCGTACGATTTTCGAGAAATTATCTATACGATCTCAATAGATACGTTAAAGATATTCAGAGGCACATGTGTATTATTTCGCCGCGAGCGATAGTAAAACCAAATCATAGAAGTTTCGGACTTCACATGCATGCTATCGAGCATAAACTACTTGCCGCGCATCAGTTACTGTTGCACGCATTAATTGCCTATTGCAAACATATTCCCGGCTCTATTCTCAAGGGACACCCTGGAAAATTTAGAGAGATACTGCAAGTAGTCATTGATCTGAAGACTATGTGTGATAGGCTGCACTTGAATTATCTTAATTCGGGGGACACAGATATTCTATCGCTG GGAAAGGACATTGAGAACAAATCCAATGctattttgtcaaaattgaaGCTGTATGCGGAAAATGATCTGCGTGACATTAAGACGTCATCAACGTCCGTTAGTTTGcattcaacaaataataaaaagcgaTACAATCGTAAACAATTATCTAATCGATTGAGTATGTACAGTGTGGATAGCAAAGTTCCTAAAAGCAATCCTAAACACAGGACCA attattatcaGAAggataaaagatataatacaataaatactaATCAAGGCAGAACCTCTAACGAGCCAATATTGGATCATCCATATCCTAGTCCAGTGACGCTTACACCATCTAAGGATACAAACTATACTGGCACTGACAAGCATAAGACGTATGCAAAAGACGAGGATATAAGAACTATGATGGATATGTTACCTATAGATTCAGATAat GGCAGCAACTTTGAAACACAAGAAAGGCATAATAATACAATGCTTACAAGAAGAATACCGAAAGCGACGAGAAAATGTTCTGGCAAGCAGGATCAAAGACAAATAGAAACAATAGAGAATATTGTTAGAAACACTTCTACAAATAACGATGACGAATTAGCGAAAAGAGCGACGACAATCACGGAGGAACATTTATCTAACTTAGTACCAGTTATAGCAGATCTCATGTCTTTTGTCTCCACTAAG caaagtgAATCAGAGGTAAGGCCAAAACTTACCATGAAAACACTAATGGAATTTCTGCAGAAACATCAGTCGCCTAAGAGCGCGAATACGAAGATCAGCGCGAGTACAAGCTGCGACGTGTGTCATTCTATAAGCAGTAGTTGCGAATGTGAGCATCCTAAAACAAGCAG AACTTTGACAGGGAATAACGGCGAGAACATGCGGCTGATTTGCTTGTCATCGATGGAGGATGCGCCAAAAGTACCTCGCTATTGTGACGCGTCGTGTCAAGCAGATTACGAGCGTTTGATGGCAGTGCCAGATTTTGAGATGAAA GCGAAGGAAGGAAAACGAATAGTAGACTCGCTCGATAATATCGAGCTTGTTGTTTCCGAGGagagtgaaataaatttcctgAAATACAGACGCGAATATGAGCAGTTAATGCAATCAATTCCAATGTATTCTAGCAATACACAAAACAAACCATGGGACATTGTCGCTTG GATATCCGATAAGCTCGTAGATGAATTAATAACGGAAATCGCAAAAGAGTTACAAATAGAAGACGTCATACAAAAACTATTCGAGTTAGAATTCCAGGAGTTCTAA